The sequence GAGGCTCTGATTTCTATCGCTCATAAAAACTATTTCAGAAGAGTCCGGTATAACAGTTTTGAGCATCTCGAAAAACCAAGTCCAACTAGCATTATTCTCACCGTCAAGTACCGCAAACGCGAGGGGATAATGGTGACGATTAGGATCTTGAGCTTTAGCAAATACTAGTACCCCACCATATCCGTTCTTCAAAAATGTAGCATCCACAAGAATCACTTTCCTCATGGCCTTAAACCCTTCAATGCAAGCTCCTAAAGCTATGAAAAGGTACTTGAACTTACCTGCCTCATCCAACTTCACCTCTGTTGTTGTTCCGGAATTAACCTGCTCTAACATGTACAAGTAGCTAGGCAACATCTTGTAGCTGTCTTCTGAATTACCACGCAACACACGCATAGCTAGATTTTTCCCTCTCAAGGCTGTGGAGTAAGTTACCGATACACCCAGTCTTAACTTAATTAAGTCTATGATATCTCTCGGAACAGGAGTCATCAGTTTTCCAGGATATTCCTCATTCAAAAAAGTTGCAACTAATTCTGCAGATCCTTTCCTCTTGCTGTTGCAGCTATTACTTTGATTAGTCCAAGAGCATGTATGCACACCCCAGTACCTCCCAATAGAAAAAATTTCTGTCTCTCGAATCCTCGCAGCTCGCAATCCCCATTTACAGTTTGCTTCACAACATTTTAACACCAACCGTTTTCGATCAGATTTTTTAATAACATAACGAAAGCTGCAACCAAATGCAGCTCTATCCACCACCTCTTGAAGTGATCTCTTGTTTGGAAATTCCTGCAGAAGGTACAGACCCATAGCATCTCTCCATTTCTCTATAACTTGACTACATTTTACTAAAGGTAGCTGCTCAACATACATATTACCACTGCCATCCATATTAGCTGTGGTGTCCTTCTCAGGAGCGGTTTCTGTCTCAGCTGCAGTTTCAGTCTCAGCTGCAGTTTCCGTCTCATCACAACCATCACCAAATCTATAATCTATGCTAGATATGTCGTCTCCGCTTTTGAAACTGCTTTTGAAATCTGCAGACCAAGATGGTGTTACAGTCGATGCTTCCTCGTTTGTCATGTAAGTTTTCGGTAATACTATGCTATTTGAACAATATGTACTATGCTATTTTGTTTGTtactattctattttaataatatttcatattatgtattgtgtgtatattttaatatttgagttagaatttatattttcttttatggtTTATTGATTAGTGTGTTGTGTTTGGTTCATGGAACGTTTGTGTTGACTTTGGGATAATCATTACTTCCTTCCATGGAATCATATACATTTCACAA comes from Brassica rapa cultivar Chiifu-401-42 chromosome A02, CAAS_Brap_v3.01, whole genome shotgun sequence and encodes:
- the LOC117131872 gene encoding protein FAR-RED ELONGATED HYPOCOTYL 3-like gives rise to the protein MTNEEASTVTPSWSADFKSSFKSGDDISSIDYRFGDGCDETETAAETETAAETETAPEKDTTANMDGSGNMYVEQLPLVKCSQVIEKWRDAMGLYLLQEFPNKRSLQEVVDRAAFGCSFRYVIKKSDRKRLVLKCCEANCKWGLRAARIRETEIFSIGRYWGVHTCSWTNQSNSCNSKRKGSAELVATFLNEEYPGKLMTPVPRDIIDLIKLRLGVSVTYSTALRGKNLAMRVLRGNSEDSYKMLPSYLYMLEQVNSGTTTEVKLDEAGKFKYLFIALGACIEGFKAMRKVILVDATFLKNGYGGVLVFAKAQDPNRHHYPLAFAVLDGENNASWTWFFEMLKTVIPDSSEIVFMSDRNQSLITAVANVYPQSHHGHCIWHLAQNVRNHACNTIKAVVPWRFMELARYYTVPEFEAAYASFKVRYPSACKYLEENTNRATWARVYFPGCRYNLGTSNSVESMNTAFRDARRYALIPLLDTIIKKISDWFNEHRKDAVSGSLDTKLVPLVEIHLHNLWGKAEKTPVRELNSYDLEYEVTDTDNGKVYLVNLIAKSCSCKVFDYEKYPCLHGLSAYLYFLEVPAANGHQREVNIEYHQLCSKYYWT